The Candidatus Sulfotelmatobacter sp. genome has a window encoding:
- the purH gene encoding bifunctional phosphoribosylaminoimidazolecarboxamide formyltransferase/IMP cyclohydrolase translates to MNPRSSPEPARAPVAGAALLSVYDRTGVVPLARALADAGTPLFATGGTRAHLLAEGIEVRDVGELTGYPSLFDGRVKTLHPNVFGGILQDRENAEHRAQAREHGIPTIATVVVNLYPFEMTVAREGATLQEAIEQIDIGGVSLLRAAAKNFDHVTVLSDPGQYDAYIAALGRGGVDHATRRSFATRAFERTAEYDSAIARYLESGLVANELPGSLALTIPIEQPLRYGENPQDRAAFYLAREAQLPEQLGGKALSYNNLLDLDATLRLLVRAQHGFAPGSSPLPFDAMRRAAIVKHTVPCGVAERDDVAQAVREALQADPVSAYGGIIAVDGTVDAAAVDALWDFFLEIVAAPAFEPAALERLRKKKQLRIMRFRPGAPEKIAAELRVRSALGGVLAEDDDPQSPAERWTVVSQRAPSPGEWRDLVFAWDIVRHVKSNGVVLVRDGVSRGICAGQTNRVSAVQIAAHRAHDFAAGAACASDGFFPFPDGLHAAADAGCTAVIAPQGSIRDPDVIAAADERDIALVFSTYRYFLH, encoded by the coding sequence GTGAACCCGCGCTCGTCACCTGAGCCCGCGCGCGCGCCGGTCGCCGGCGCCGCGCTGCTCTCCGTCTACGACCGCACCGGCGTCGTCCCGCTGGCGCGCGCGCTGGCCGACGCGGGCACGCCGCTGTTCGCCACCGGCGGCACGCGCGCCCACTTGCTGGCCGAGGGGATCGAGGTGCGCGACGTCGGCGAGCTGACGGGCTATCCGTCGCTGTTCGACGGCCGCGTCAAGACGCTGCACCCCAACGTGTTCGGCGGCATCCTGCAGGACCGCGAGAACGCCGAGCACCGCGCCCAGGCGCGCGAGCACGGCATCCCGACCATCGCGACCGTCGTCGTCAACCTCTATCCGTTCGAGATGACGGTCGCGCGCGAAGGCGCGACGCTGCAAGAGGCGATCGAGCAGATCGACATCGGCGGCGTCTCGCTGCTGCGCGCGGCCGCCAAGAACTTCGATCACGTCACGGTGCTCAGCGATCCCGGCCAGTACGACGCGTACATCGCGGCGCTGGGGCGAGGCGGCGTCGATCACGCGACCCGCCGCAGCTTCGCGACGCGCGCCTTCGAGCGCACGGCCGAGTACGACAGCGCGATCGCGCGCTACCTCGAGTCGGGACTGGTCGCCAACGAGCTGCCCGGCTCGCTGGCGCTGACGATTCCGATCGAGCAGCCGCTGCGCTACGGCGAGAATCCGCAGGATCGCGCCGCCTTCTACCTCGCGCGCGAGGCGCAGCTGCCCGAGCAACTGGGCGGCAAGGCGCTCTCGTACAACAACTTGCTCGACCTGGACGCGACGTTGCGTCTGTTGGTGCGCGCGCAGCACGGCTTCGCCCCGGGCTCCTCGCCGTTGCCGTTCGACGCCATGCGGCGCGCGGCGATCGTCAAGCACACCGTCCCCTGCGGCGTCGCCGAGCGCGACGACGTCGCCCAGGCGGTGCGCGAGGCGCTGCAGGCCGACCCGGTCTCGGCCTACGGCGGGATCATCGCCGTCGACGGCACCGTCGACGCGGCCGCCGTCGACGCGCTGTGGGACTTCTTCCTCGAGATCGTCGCAGCCCCGGCGTTCGAGCCCGCCGCCCTCGAGCGCTTGCGCAAGAAGAAGCAGCTGCGCATCATGCGCTTTCGCCCCGGCGCGCCGGAGAAGATCGCGGCGGAGCTGCGCGTCCGCAGCGCGCTGGGCGGCGTGCTGGCCGAGGACGACGACCCGCAGTCGCCGGCCGAACGCTGGACGGTCGTCTCCCAGCGGGCGCCGAGCCCCGGCGAGTGGCGGGACCTCGTCTTCGCCTGGGATATCGTGCGGCACGTCAAGTCCAACGGCGTGGTGTTGGTCCGGGACGGGGTTTCGCGTGGTATCTGTGCGGGGCAGACCAATCGTGTGAGCGCGGTCCAGATCGCCGCCCATCGGGCGCACGACTTCGCCGCCGGCGCGGCGTGCGCCAGCGACGGGTTCTTTCCGTTTCCCGACGGCTTGCACGCCGCCGCCGACGCCGGCTGCACGGCCGTCATCGCGCCGCAGGGGTCGATCCGCGACCCCGACGTGATCGCCGCTGCCGACGAACGCGACATCGCCCTCGTCTTCAGCACCTACCGCTACTTCCTCCACTGA
- the smc gene encoding chromosome segregation protein SMC has protein sequence MRLESLKVFGFKTFAEATTLDFVEGTTAVVGPNGSGKSNLVDAIRWVLGEQSTRSLRSQKMEDVIFAGNNTRKPLGMAEVTLTFDNRERGLPLDFNQVQITRRAYRAGESEFYINREPVRLRDVHELLMGTGLGPGSYAIVSQGQIDAILSSKPTERRALFEETAGIGKFLARKHEALRRLEATEQNAIRVNDLIAELERRAPELDTQVRRAKRFRKVTARLRDLEILSFLRASASRRAERERVAAELATHEDKRAAASARAAQLGAQLGILREKLYELELELDGHRAAAQQARAEQARLEAELAAAVGRRDGLERQSSASIADRDRVESERQTLRDQIAGVEERLVPLSEQIDAARERELAAASAVAEARGALDGIYQELRAVEALAAQRAASEAERRAQIQSARAEIDRLEHEHAAAQAERDAHARGADEARARFGERELLIAKYEAEVAAQHERARVARERGDAAAQRVADAERRRRELASELAGAESRLHTIEELEAALEGHAHGTRAVVEAAQRGQLRGLHGVVSNLISTDERYARALDVAFGAGLSNIVAETSEDAEAAVALLRERELGRATFLPLDTLAQREGRELGQLAGHEGVIGYAHTLVRAEPRYRGIVAYLVGRVLVVDELRTGVRLVRAEGFRDSIVTLEGDEIRGGGAISGGRFRKERSILARRAQAETLRERVPQLRAQLDAVVREGAAAKGELDAATAEREEATRLANEAEVALRDVRTQLEALVGEIERLDAALSAAAAHGITATAQRDEVHARLHALERVAEEHVDLSAQREGLETALARAREHIAAVEAEQVEIVAAGSALREQIAALTAERDGAQTRLGLLDVNEERAASAREAMMRELDSLRAKTAELDAAVTAARAAVAAADATLETARTAREATADETHQREADERVAQSEDREAGALGESGRRRLAEIDAELGMLQQTFAQNPATDEEQQDVLARYEGEPDELVDEVPRLREELVRLQANVNLNAEADRDELTERERFLREQMDDLHRARETLLATITEIEASCQVQFNETFEAVRAKFTETFVELFPGGTAEMWQTNPENLSETGIEISVQPPGKKMTNLAALSGGERAMTASALIFALIAVKPSPFYLLDEVDAALDDANVERLSTKIRDVSTTAQMLIVTHNKKTMELAQRMYGVTMQEPGVSSIISATLDEQPVAPPPPADDREPALVT, from the coding sequence ATGCGCCTGGAATCCCTCAAGGTCTTCGGCTTCAAGACGTTCGCCGAGGCCACCACGCTCGATTTCGTCGAGGGGACGACTGCCGTCGTCGGCCCCAACGGCTCGGGCAAGTCGAACCTCGTCGACGCGATCCGTTGGGTCCTGGGCGAGCAGTCCACCCGCTCGTTGCGCTCGCAGAAGATGGAAGACGTCATCTTCGCCGGCAACAACACCCGCAAGCCGCTGGGGATGGCCGAGGTCACCCTGACCTTCGACAACCGCGAGCGCGGGCTGCCGCTGGACTTCAACCAGGTGCAGATCACCCGCCGCGCGTACCGCGCGGGCGAGTCGGAGTTCTACATCAACCGCGAGCCGGTGCGCTTGCGCGACGTCCACGAGCTGCTGATGGGCACGGGGTTGGGACCCGGCTCGTACGCGATCGTCTCGCAGGGGCAGATCGACGCGATCCTCTCCTCGAAGCCGACCGAACGCCGCGCGCTGTTCGAAGAGACGGCCGGCATCGGGAAGTTCCTGGCGCGCAAGCACGAAGCGCTGCGGCGTCTCGAGGCGACCGAGCAGAACGCGATCCGCGTCAACGACCTCATCGCCGAGCTGGAGCGCCGCGCGCCCGAGCTCGACACGCAGGTGCGACGCGCCAAGCGTTTCCGCAAGGTGACCGCGCGGCTGCGCGATTTGGAGATCCTCTCGTTCCTGCGCGCTTCGGCCTCGCGGCGCGCCGAGCGCGAACGCGTCGCCGCCGAGCTGGCGACGCACGAGGACAAGCGCGCCGCCGCATCGGCCCGCGCGGCGCAGCTGGGCGCGCAGCTCGGGATCCTGCGCGAAAAGCTCTACGAGCTGGAGCTCGAGCTCGACGGCCATCGGGCCGCCGCGCAGCAAGCGCGCGCGGAGCAGGCGCGGCTCGAGGCCGAGCTGGCCGCGGCGGTCGGCCGGCGCGACGGGCTCGAGCGCCAGTCGTCGGCGTCGATCGCCGACCGCGACCGGGTCGAGTCGGAGCGCCAGACGCTGCGCGATCAGATCGCCGGCGTCGAAGAGCGGCTGGTGCCGCTGAGCGAGCAGATCGACGCCGCGCGCGAGCGTGAGTTGGCGGCCGCGTCGGCCGTCGCCGAGGCGCGCGGCGCGCTCGACGGCATCTACCAGGAGCTGCGCGCCGTCGAAGCGTTGGCCGCGCAGCGCGCCGCCAGCGAAGCCGAGCGCCGCGCGCAGATCCAGAGCGCGCGCGCCGAGATCGACCGGCTCGAGCACGAGCACGCCGCCGCGCAGGCCGAGCGCGACGCGCACGCGCGCGGCGCCGACGAAGCGCGCGCGCGTTTCGGCGAGCGCGAGCTGCTGATCGCCAAGTACGAGGCCGAGGTCGCCGCGCAGCACGAGCGCGCGCGCGTCGCCCGCGAGCGCGGCGACGCCGCGGCGCAGCGCGTCGCCGACGCCGAGCGCCGCCGCCGCGAGCTGGCCTCGGAGCTGGCCGGCGCCGAATCGCGCCTGCACACCATCGAAGAGTTGGAAGCGGCGCTCGAAGGGCACGCGCACGGGACGCGCGCCGTCGTCGAAGCGGCGCAGCGCGGTCAGCTGCGCGGCCTGCACGGCGTCGTCTCCAACCTGATCTCGACCGACGAGCGGTACGCGCGCGCGCTCGACGTCGCGTTCGGCGCGGGACTCTCGAACATCGTGGCCGAGACGTCGGAAGACGCCGAAGCGGCGGTGGCGCTGTTGCGCGAGCGCGAGCTCGGCCGCGCGACCTTCCTTCCGCTCGACACGCTGGCGCAGCGCGAAGGCCGCGAGCTCGGGCAGCTGGCCGGCCACGAGGGCGTCATCGGGTACGCGCACACCCTGGTGCGGGCCGAACCGCGCTACCGTGGGATCGTCGCGTATCTGGTCGGCCGGGTGCTGGTCGTCGACGAGCTGCGGACCGGGGTCCGCCTGGTACGCGCCGAGGGCTTCCGCGACTCGATCGTCACCCTCGAGGGCGACGAGATTCGCGGCGGTGGCGCGATCAGCGGCGGCCGCTTCCGCAAAGAGCGTTCGATCCTGGCGCGGCGCGCGCAAGCCGAGACGCTGCGCGAGCGCGTCCCGCAGCTGCGCGCGCAGCTCGACGCCGTGGTGCGCGAGGGCGCGGCGGCCAAGGGCGAGCTCGACGCCGCCACCGCGGAACGCGAAGAAGCGACTCGTCTGGCCAACGAGGCCGAGGTCGCGCTGCGCGACGTGCGCACGCAGCTCGAAGCGCTGGTCGGCGAGATCGAGCGGCTCGACGCGGCGCTGAGCGCCGCCGCCGCCCACGGGATCACCGCCACCGCGCAGCGCGACGAGGTGCACGCGCGGCTGCACGCGCTCGAGCGGGTCGCCGAGGAGCACGTCGACCTCTCCGCGCAGCGCGAGGGGTTGGAAACCGCGCTGGCGCGGGCGCGCGAGCACATCGCGGCCGTCGAGGCCGAGCAGGTCGAGATCGTCGCCGCCGGCAGCGCCCTGCGCGAGCAGATCGCGGCGCTGACGGCCGAACGCGACGGCGCGCAAACGCGGCTGGGACTGCTGGACGTGAACGAAGAGCGCGCCGCGTCGGCGCGCGAGGCGATGATGCGCGAGCTGGACTCGCTGCGCGCCAAGACCGCCGAGCTCGACGCCGCGGTGACCGCCGCGCGCGCCGCCGTCGCCGCGGCCGACGCGACGCTCGAGACCGCCCGCACCGCGCGCGAAGCGACGGCCGACGAGACGCACCAGCGCGAGGCCGACGAGCGCGTCGCGCAGAGTGAAGACCGCGAGGCCGGCGCGCTCGGCGAGTCGGGGCGCCGCCGTCTGGCGGAGATCGACGCCGAGCTGGGGATGCTGCAGCAGACCTTCGCCCAGAACCCGGCCACCGACGAGGAGCAGCAGGACGTGCTGGCCCGCTACGAGGGCGAGCCCGACGAGCTGGTCGACGAGGTCCCGCGGCTGCGCGAAGAGCTGGTGCGGCTGCAGGCCAACGTCAACCTCAACGCCGAGGCCGACCGCGACGAGCTGACCGAGCGCGAGCGCTTCCTGCGCGAGCAGATGGACGATCTGCACCGCGCGCGCGAGACCCTGCTGGCGACGATCACCGAGATCGAGGCGTCCTGTCAGGTGCAGTTCAACGAGACCTTCGAGGCCGTGCGCGCGAAGTTCACCGAGACGTTCGTCGAGCTGTTCCCGGGCGGAACGGCCGAGATGTGGCAGACCAACCCGGAGAACCTGAGCGAGACCGGGATCGAGATCTCGGTGCAGCCGCCGGGCAAGAAGATGACCAACCTGGCGGCGCTCTCGGGCGGCGAGCGCGCGATGACGGCCTCGGCGCTGATCTTCGCGCTGATCGCGGTCAAGCCGTCACCGTTCTACCTGCTCGACGAGGTCGACGCCGCGCTCGACGACGCCAACGTCGAACGGCTCTCGACCAAGATCCGCGACGTCTCGACCACCGCGCAGATGCTGATCGTCACGCACAACAAGAAGACGATGGAGTTGGCGCAGCGCATGTACGGCGTCACGATGCAGGAGCCCGGCGTGAGCTCCATCATCAGCGCGACCCTCGACGAACAGCCCGTCGCCCCGCCTCCGCCGGCGGACGACCGTGAACCCGCGCTCGTCACCTGA
- the rnc gene encoding ribonuclease III, whose translation MPGEKRRARLRALLKSVGVEEAKSAAIEAAFVHASAAKEQSLISNERLEFFGDAILGFVASRWLMAKYPQASEGELTRRKATIVSGAACADTARRLNFGELIVLGTGMERAGVNETILADAFEAFLAALYEAGGLERTTRFLEKEHLVPIDRRHHDERDAKTDLQEFAQAVLRLTPLYFERAEGPPNDRRFTSQVRVGDEILGEGIGPSKKSAQQSAAAMALGTLRQRHPEASTARASNDDGRVIALDKRRRPRTPRSPDRGAPV comes from the coding sequence ATGCCGGGCGAGAAACGGCGCGCGCGCTTACGCGCGCTGCTCAAGAGCGTCGGCGTCGAAGAGGCGAAGAGCGCCGCGATCGAGGCCGCGTTCGTGCACGCCAGCGCGGCCAAAGAGCAGTCGCTGATCTCGAACGAGCGGCTGGAGTTCTTCGGCGATGCGATCCTGGGCTTCGTGGCCTCGCGTTGGCTGATGGCGAAGTATCCGCAGGCCAGTGAAGGCGAGCTGACGCGGCGCAAGGCGACCATCGTCAGCGGCGCGGCCTGCGCGGACACCGCGCGCCGGCTGAACTTCGGCGAGCTGATCGTGCTGGGCACCGGGATGGAGCGCGCCGGCGTCAACGAGACGATCCTGGCCGACGCGTTCGAGGCCTTCCTCGCCGCGCTCTACGAGGCGGGCGGGCTGGAACGGACGACCCGTTTCCTCGAGAAGGAGCACCTGGTCCCGATCGACCGCCGTCATCACGACGAGCGCGACGCCAAGACCGACCTCCAAGAGTTCGCGCAAGCCGTCCTGCGGCTGACGCCGCTCTACTTCGAGCGCGCCGAAGGGCCGCCCAACGATCGTCGCTTCACCTCGCAGGTCCGCGTCGGCGACGAGATCCTCGGCGAAGGGATCGGTCCTTCCAAGAAGAGCGCGCAACAGAGCGCCGCCGCGATGGCGCTGGGGACGCTGCGCCAGCGTCATCCTGAGGCATCGACGGCTCGCGCGTCGAACGACGACGGCCGGGTCATCGCGCTCGACAAGCGTCGCCGGCCTCGTACCCCCCGTTCGCCCGACCGCGGAGCGCCCGTTTAA